One Pongo abelii isolate AG06213 chromosome 12, NHGRI_mPonAbe1-v2.0_pri, whole genome shotgun sequence DNA segment encodes these proteins:
- the FNDC4 gene encoding fibronectin type III domain-containing protein 4 isoform X2, translating to MSSGCHSAPPSGLRGDMASLVPLSPYLSPTVLLLVSCDLGFVRADRPPSPVNVTVTHLRANSATVSWDVPEGNIVIGYSISQQRQNGPGQRVIREVNTTTRACALWGLAEDSDYTVQVRSIGLRGESPPGPRVHFRTLKGSDRLPSNSSSPGDITVEGLDGERPLQTGEVVIIVVVLLMWAAVIGLFCRQYDIIKDNDSNNNPKEKGKGPEQSPQGRPVGTRQKKSPSINTIDV from the exons ATGTCAAGCGGATGCCACAGTGCCCCCCCCAGCGGACTCCGTGGGGACATGGCTTCGCTGGTGCCCCTTTCCCCATATCTAAGCCCCACGGTCCTTCTGCTGGTCAGCTGTGACCTGGGCTTCGTGCGAGCAG ACCGGCCTCCCTCTCCTGTGAATGTGACGGTCACTCACCTCAGAGCCAACTCGGCCACTGTGTCCTGGGACGTCCCAGAAGGCAACATCGTCATTGGCTACTCCATTTCCCAGCAA CGGCAGAATGGCCCCGGGCAGCGTGTGATTCGGGAGGTGAACACCACCACCCGGGCCTGTGCCCTCTGGGGCCTGGCTGAAGACAGTGACTACACAGTGCAGGTCAGGAGCATCGGCCTTCGGGGAGAGAGTCCCCCAGGGCCTCGGGTGCACTTCCGAACTCTCAAGGGTTCTGACCGGCTACCTTCAaacagctcaagcccag GTGACATCACAGTGGAAGGTCTGGATGGAGAGCGGCCACTGCAGACTGGGGAAGTGGTCATCATTGTGGTGGTGTTGCTCATGTGGGCTG CTGTAATTGGGCTGTTCTGCCGTCAGTATGACATCATCAAGGACAATGACTCCAACAACAATCccaaggagaagggaaaggggcCGGAACAGAGTCCTCAGGGAAGGCCAGTGGGGACAAGACAG AAAAAGTCTCCATCTATCAACACCATCGATGTTTGA
- the FNDC4 gene encoding fibronectin type III domain-containing protein 4 isoform X1 yields MSSGCHSAPPSGLRGDMASLVPLSPYLSPTVLLLVSCDLGFVRADRPPSPVNVTVTHLRANSATVSWDVPEGNIVIGYSISQQRQNGPGQRVIREVNTTTRACALWGLAEDSDYTVQVRSIGLRGESPPGPRVHFRTLKGSDRLPSNSSSPGDITVEGLDGERPLQTGEVVIIVVVLLMWAEKVSIYQHHRCLSEETHPEERCTNNWGWGWGQGEPKMVICPRLPEGNATPTISGLVPILFPL; encoded by the exons ATGTCAAGCGGATGCCACAGTGCCCCCCCCAGCGGACTCCGTGGGGACATGGCTTCGCTGGTGCCCCTTTCCCCATATCTAAGCCCCACGGTCCTTCTGCTGGTCAGCTGTGACCTGGGCTTCGTGCGAGCAG ACCGGCCTCCCTCTCCTGTGAATGTGACGGTCACTCACCTCAGAGCCAACTCGGCCACTGTGTCCTGGGACGTCCCAGAAGGCAACATCGTCATTGGCTACTCCATTTCCCAGCAA CGGCAGAATGGCCCCGGGCAGCGTGTGATTCGGGAGGTGAACACCACCACCCGGGCCTGTGCCCTCTGGGGCCTGGCTGAAGACAGTGACTACACAGTGCAGGTCAGGAGCATCGGCCTTCGGGGAGAGAGTCCCCCAGGGCCTCGGGTGCACTTCCGAACTCTCAAGGGTTCTGACCGGCTACCTTCAaacagctcaagcccag GTGACATCACAGTGGAAGGTCTGGATGGAGAGCGGCCACTGCAGACTGGGGAAGTGGTCATCATTGTGGTGGTGTTGCTCATGTGGGCTG AAAAAGTCTCCATCTATCAACACCATCGATGTTTGAGTGAAGAAACACACCCAGAAGAGAGATGCACTAACaactggggatggggatggggtcaGGGAGAGCCCAAGATGGTGATCTGCCCGAGACTCCCAGAGGGTAATGCCACTCCCACAATCTCAGGCCTGGTACCCATCCTCTTTCCACTGTGA